A DNA window from Malus domestica chromosome 12, GDT2T_hap1 contains the following coding sequences:
- the LOC114820231 gene encoding blue copper protein 1a-like, protein MASNKFVTLVTLALILLPTIAMATDFIVGGDRGWTTGVDYSDWAKDKTFHVGDALVFKYSNPPHNVFKVNGTGFKECVKPTANDQAPLTSGNDRIELKTPGNKWYICAAANHCADLGQKLVITVTDAAPAPAPSSAVRGIIFSGYQGFTAAVVGVFLAVAV, encoded by the exons ATGGCTTCCAACAAATTTGTCACCCTAGTTACACTTGCTTTGATCCTTCTTCCTACAATCGCCATGGCAACCGACTTCATCGTCGGAGGTGATAGAGGCTGGACAACTGGTGTTGATTATTCAGATTGGGCCAAGGACAAAACGTTTCATGTTGGTGATGCACTAG TGTTCAAGTACTCGAACCCACCCCACAATGTGTTCAAGGTGAACGGAACTGGCTTCAAGGAATGTGTTAAACCAACAGCAAATGATCAAGCACCACTTACTTCTGGAAACGACAGAATAGAGCTAAAGACTCCTGGAAACAAATGGTACATTTGTGCGGCCGCCAATCACTGTGCTGATTTGGGACAGAAGCTTGTCATTACTGTTACGGACGCCGCGCCTGCGCCCGCTCCATCCTCCGCCGTTCGCGGGATCATCTTTTCCGGATACCAAGGCTTCACGGCCGCCGTCGTCGGAGTCTTCCTTGCTGTTGCAGTCTGA
- the LOC103449329 gene encoding uncharacterized protein, whose product MVQSRREKRKEARLAKKATKHELWSRHKNIQKLGKANVRDLKSKNVEKKKDSVGLTAKRVNSERNETRFQSNTVEEKVEAKAEFLKRDDHKASKAVKREKVSKRTPKTNFEKYLEMDRIGAEEDLELERRLAKKLKVKDGKLKGEDFGLNVLFEGILPVDSFGTEETIYADALPVQKSKNSESHKKRKKDKSLEGRLEGELPSRGVPEEAVTDGAEVEIEDFPSKKSSRKRNKKRKLIEESEEAKEGDMMVDVSEQMESCGAEMASEKVPMKAPEKYVAPQKYVAPHLRSRAGNEPEEHSQIRRRVRGLLNRLSESNVESITGDLSAIFRSIPRAIASQMFSEEVISSCAGGPRGNEQYAAVFAALVAGMACLVGMDFGANLLASLAKTFEDEYHKEDNISLRNVTLLLSYLCIFGVCSSELIYDFLVVLSKRLTEVDVSTILTVLQSCGMKIRADDPLAMKNFIQSVQNRVNELKASCGDNQDNINGKRMEFMLETILDIKNNKKRPKEDTAQHTRIKKWLQKLRVEDSLIRGLKWSKLLDSSKKGQWWLSGDIASATDTVEDVANTIDKEVLVTQKMLHIAAAQRMNTDARRAIFCIIMSAEDYLDAFEKLLRLDLPGKQDREIIRVLVDCCLQEKVFNKYYTTLASKLCEHDKNHKFTLQFCLWDHFKDLESMPLTGSMHLAKFVAEMVASFTLSLAVLKTVDLVDIKQLTAKRTMYFRMLFEAIFEYPDSLIWNIFTRVAVSPELEGLRHGIEFFIKYIVEANRALKEKFKLAKKALSNVEGVLM is encoded by the exons ATGG TGCAATCGAGACGAGAGAAGCGAAAGGAAGCTCGGTTGGCGAAGAAAGCAACAAAGCATGAGTTGTGGAGTCGACATAAG aatattcaaAAGCTTGGTAAAGCCAATGTCAGGGATTTGAAGTCGAAAAAtgtagagaagaagaaagattctGTTGGTCTGACTGCGAAAAGAGTTAATTCTGAGCGAAATGAGACTAGGTTTCAATCTAATACGGTGGAAGAGAAAGTTGAAGCGAAAGCAGAGTTTCTGAAACGAGATGATCATAAGGCCTCAAAGGCGGTTAAAAGAGAAAAGGTATCTAAGAGAACCCCGAAAACGAATTTTGAAAAGTATCTTGAAATGGATAGAATTGGGGCTGAGGAGGATTTGGAATTAGAAAGGAGACTTGCAAAGAAACTCAAAGTGAAGGATGGGAAATTGAAGGGGGAGGATTTTGGCCTTAATGTGTTGTTTGAAGGGATCTTACCTGTTGATTCATTTGGCACAGAAGAAACGATATATGCTGATGCATTACCTGTTCAAAAATCTAAGAATAGCGAGTCACACAAGAAACGGAAGAAAGATAAGTCATTGGAGGGCAGGCTAGAAGGTGAGCTACCTTCTAGAGGAGTTCCAGAGGAGGCAGTAACTGATGGTGCAGAGGTGGAAATTGAAGACTTTCCTTCCAAGAAATCATCGAGGAAAAGAAATAAGAAGAGAAAGCTGATAGAGGAATCTGAAGAAGCCAAGGAAGGTGACATGATGGTTGATGTATCTGAGCAAATGGAGTCATGTGGTGCAGAGATGGCATCAGAAAAGGTTCCCATGAAGGCGCCTGAAAAATATGTTGCTCCTCAAAAGTATGTAGCTCCTCACTTAAGATCTCGTGCAGGGAATGAGCCAGAAGAGCATAGTCAGATTCGTAGACGCGTAAGAGGTCTTCTGAATAGGTTGTCCGAATCTAATGTGGAATCTATTACAGGAGACCTGTCTGCTATTTTTCGTTCTATTCCTCGTGCCATTGCTTCTCAAATGTTCAGTGAGGAGGTTATATCATCTTGTGCTGGCGGTCCTCGTGGGAATGAACA ATATGCTGCTGTTTTTGCTGCTCTTGTGGCAGGCATGGCCTGTTTAGTAGGAATGGACTTTGGTGCAAACCTTTTGGCTTCACTTGCAAAAACCTTTGAG GACGAGTACCACAAAGAAGACAATATTTCGCTGAGAAATGTTACGCTTTTACTTTCATATTTATGCATATTTGGAGTTTGCTCGAG TGAATTGATATACGACTTTCTGGTTGTTTTGAGCAAGCGGTTAACCGAGGTTGATGTCTCTACCATCCTGACAGTTTTACAAA GCTGTGGAATGAAAATAAGGGCCGATGATCCTCTTGCGATGAAAAACTTTATTCAAAGTGTTCAAAATAGAGTGAATGAGCTAAAGGCCTCCTGTGGAGATAACCAGGATAATATTAACGGCAAAAGA ATGGAATTCATGCTTGAGACCATATTGGACATCAAGAACAACAAAAAAAGGCCTAAAGAGGATACTGCACAGCATACTAGGATAAAGAAATGGCTACAAAAG ttacgGGTAGAAGACAGTTTAATAAGAGGGCTTAAATGGAGCAAACTTCTTGATTCTAGTAAGAAGGGCCAATGGTGGTTATCTGGGGATATTGCCTCAGCAACAGACACTGTCGAAGATGTTGCCAACACAATAGACAAAGAGGTTCTTGTAACCCAGAAAATGCTGCATATTGCTGCTGCACAGAGAATGAACACAGATGCCAGGAGGGCAATCTTTTGTATAATCATGAGTGCTGAGGATTATCTTGATGCGTTTGAGAAGCTTCTAAGATTGGATTTGCCTGGAAAGCAG GACAGGGAGATCATCAGGGTTCTTGTGGACTGTTGTTTGCAGGAGAAAGTGTTTAACAAGTATTACACCACTCTGGCTTCCAAGTTGTGTGAGCATGACAAAAATCACAAGTTCACTTTACAG TTTTGCCTTTGGGACCACTTCAAAGATCTGGAGTCGATGCCGCTTACCGGGTCAATGCACCTAGCAAAATTCGTAGCAGAGATGGTAGCCTCTTTCACCCTCTCCCTTGCAGTATTGAAGACGGTAGATCTAGTCGACATTAAGCAGCTAACAGCAAAAAGGACAATGTATTTCCGGATGCTATTCGAGGCCATCTTTGAGTATCCTGACAGCCTCATATGGAACATATTCACGCGTGTAGCTGTTTCCCCGGAGCTCGAAGGTCTTCGGCATGGGATCGAGTTTTTCATCAAATATATTGTGGAAGCCAATAGAGCCCTCAAGGAAAAGTTTAAGCTTGCAAAGAAAGCCCTGAGTAATGTTGAGGGAGTTCTGATGTGA
- the LOC103449328 gene encoding 5-methyltetrahydropteroyltriglutamate--homocysteine methyltransferase-like isoform X2, which yields MQLGVDTVPVLVGPVSYLLLSKPAKGVEKTFSLLSLLPKILPIYKEVVSELKAAGASWIQFDEPTLVLDLESDKLQAFTGAYSELESALSGLNVLIETYFADVPAAAFKTLTSLKGVTAYGFDLVRGTKTLDLIKSKFPKGKYLFAGVVDGRNIWANDLCASLSTLETLEGIVGKDKLVVSTSTSLLHTAVDLVNETKLDQEIKSWLAFAAQKIIEVNALAKALAGHKDEAFFSANAAAQASRKSSPRVTNEAVQKAAAALKDSDHRRATNVSARLDAQQKKLNLPILPTTTIGSFPQTIELRRVRREYKAKKISEEEYVKAIKEEINKVVKLQEELDIDVLVHGEPERNDMVEYFGEQLSGFAFTANGWVQSYGSRCVKPPIIYGDVSRPKPMTVFWSCAAQSMTARPMKGMLTGPVTILNWSFVRNDQPRFETTFQIALAIKDEVEDLEKAGISVIQIDEAALREGLPLRKSEHAFYLDWAVHSFRITNSGVQDTTQIHTHMCYSNFNDIIHSIIDMDADVITIENSRSDEKLLSVFREGVKYGAGIGPGVYDIHSPRIPSTDEIADRINKMLAVLETNILWVNPDCGLKTRKYPEVKPALSNMVAAAKLLRTQLASAK from the exons ATGCAGCTTGGAGTGGATACTGTCCCAGTCCTTGTTGGCCCAGTGTCATACTTGTTGCTGTCCAAGCCAGCCAAGGGTGTTGAGAAGaccttttctcttctctctcttcttcctaaAATTCTTCCTATCTATAA GGAAGTTGTATCTGAGCTTAAGGCAGCTGGAGCttcatggattcaatttgatgaGCCCACACTTGTTTTGGATCTTGAATCCGACAAGTTGCAAGCATTCACTGGTGCCTACTCTGAACTGGAGTCAGCTTTATCTGGCTTGAATGTTCTTATTGAGACCTACTTTGCTGATGTTCCTGCTGCGGCATTCAAGACCCTCACTAGCTTGAAGGGTGTCACCGCTTATGGTTTTGATTTGGTCCGTGGTACCAAGACCCTGGATTTGATTAAGAGCAAATTCCCCAAGGGAAAGTACCTCTTTGCCGGTGTGGTTGATGGAAGGAACATCTGGGCTAATGATCTTTGTGCCTCTCTAAGCACATTGGAGACCCTTGAAGGCATTGTTGGAAAAG ATAAACTTGTtgtctccacctccacctctcTTCTTCACACTGCTGTTGACCTTGTCAATGAGACCAAGCTCGACCAGGAAATTAAGTCATGGTTGGCTTTTGCTGCCCAGAAAATTATTGAAGTTAATGCTTTGGCCAAGGCCTTGGCTGGTCACAAGGATGAG GCATTTTTCTCTGCTAATGCCGCTGCCCAGGCTTCAAGGAAGTCCTCCCCAAGGGTGACCAATGAGGCTGTTCAGAAGGCT gCTGCTGCTTTGAAGGATTCTGACCACCGTCGTGCTACCAATGTTAGTGCTAGACTCGATGCTCAACAGAAGAAGCTTAACCTTCCAATTCTCCCAACCACCACCATTGGATCGTTCCCTCAGACCATTGAACTCAGGAGGGTTCGCCGTGAGTACAAGGCCAAGAA GATTTCTGAGGAGGAATATGTCAAGGCCATCAAGGAAGAAATTAATAAGGTTGTTAAACTTCAGGAAGAGCTAGACATTGATGTCCTTGTTCATGGAGAGCCTGAG AGGAACGATATGGTTGAGTACTTCGGAGAGCAATTGTCTGGCTTTGCCTTTACCGCCAATGGGTGGGTGCAATCATATGGATCTCGATGTGTGAAGCCACCAATCATCTACGGTGATGTGAGCCGCCCCAAGCCTATGACTGTATTCTGGTCATGTGCTGCTCAGAGCATGACTGCCCGCCCAATGAAGGGTATGCTTACCGGCCCCGTCACCATCCTGAACTGGTCGTTCGTCAGAAATGACCAACCCAGATTCGAGACCACCTTTCAGATTGCTTTGGCCATCAAGGATGAAGTGGAGGATCTTGAGAAGGCTGGTATCAGTGTTATTCAGATCGATGAGGCTGCTTTGAGAGAGGGATTGCCTCTAAGGAAGTCTGAACATGCTTTCTACTTGGATTGGGCTGTGCACTCCTTCAGGATCACCAACAGTGGTGTCCAGGACACTACCCAG ATTCACACTCACATGTGCTACTCCAACTTCAACGACATCATCCACTCAATCATCGACATGGACGCTGATGTGATCACCATTGAGAACTCTCGTTCCGATGAGAAGCTCCTGTCAGTCTTCCGTGAGGGAGTCAAGTACGGTGCTGGAATCGGCCCTGGTGTGTATGACATCCACTCTCCAAGAATACCATCAACCGACGAGATTGCTGACCGGATCAACAAGATGCTTGCAGTGCTGGAGACCAACATCTTGTGGGTGAACCCCGACTGTGGGCTCAAGACCCGCAAGTACCCAGAAGTGAAGCCGGCGCTCAGCAACATGGTTGCTGCCGCCAAGCTCCTCCGCACCCAGCTCGCCAGTGCCAAGTGA
- the LOC103449328 gene encoding 5-methyltetrahydropteroyltriglutamate--homocysteine methyltransferase-like isoform X1 yields MASHIVGYPRMGPKRELKFALESFWDGKSSAEDLQKVSADLRSSIWKQMADAGIKHIPSNTFSYYDQVLDTTALLGAVPPRYGWNGGEIGFDTYFSMARGNASVPAMEMTKWFDTNYHFIVPELGPDVNFSYASHKAVEEYKEAKALGVDTVPVLVGPVSYLLLSKPAKGVEKTFSLLSLLPKILPIYKEVVSELKAAGASWIQFDEPTLVLDLESDKLQAFTGAYSELESALSGLNVLIETYFADVPAAAFKTLTSLKGVTAYGFDLVRGTKTLDLIKSKFPKGKYLFAGVVDGRNIWANDLCASLSTLETLEGIVGKDKLVVSTSTSLLHTAVDLVNETKLDQEIKSWLAFAAQKIIEVNALAKALAGHKDEAFFSANAAAQASRKSSPRVTNEAVQKAAAALKDSDHRRATNVSARLDAQQKKLNLPILPTTTIGSFPQTIELRRVRREYKAKKISEEEYVKAIKEEINKVVKLQEELDIDVLVHGEPERNDMVEYFGEQLSGFAFTANGWVQSYGSRCVKPPIIYGDVSRPKPMTVFWSCAAQSMTARPMKGMLTGPVTILNWSFVRNDQPRFETTFQIALAIKDEVEDLEKAGISVIQIDEAALREGLPLRKSEHAFYLDWAVHSFRITNSGVQDTTQIHTHMCYSNFNDIIHSIIDMDADVITIENSRSDEKLLSVFREGVKYGAGIGPGVYDIHSPRIPSTDEIADRINKMLAVLETNILWVNPDCGLKTRKYPEVKPALSNMVAAAKLLRTQLASAK; encoded by the exons ATGGCGTCTCACATTGTTGGATATCCCCGTATGGGCCCTAAGAGAGAGCTCAAGTTTGCTCTTGAATCTTTCTGGGATGGCAAGAGCAGTGCTGAGGACTTGCAGAAGGTGTCTGCTGATCTCAGATCTTCCATCTGGAAGCAGATGGCTGATGCCGGGATCAAGCACATTCCCAGCAACACCTTCTCATACTACGATCAGGTGCTTGACACCACCGCATTGCTTGGGGCTGTCCCACCAAGATATGGGTGGAACGGCGGTGAGATTGGATTCGATACATACTTCTCCATGGCCAGAGGAAATGCCTCAGTTCCTGCTATGGAAATGACCAAGTGGTTTGATACCAACTA CCATTTCATTGTCCCTGAGTTGGGCCCTGATGTGAACTTCTCTTATGCTTCTCACAAGGCTGTTGAAGAATACAAGGAGGCTAAGGCG CTTGGAGTGGATACTGTCCCAGTCCTTGTTGGCCCAGTGTCATACTTGTTGCTGTCCAAGCCAGCCAAGGGTGTTGAGAAGaccttttctcttctctctcttcttcctaaAATTCTTCCTATCTATAA GGAAGTTGTATCTGAGCTTAAGGCAGCTGGAGCttcatggattcaatttgatgaGCCCACACTTGTTTTGGATCTTGAATCCGACAAGTTGCAAGCATTCACTGGTGCCTACTCTGAACTGGAGTCAGCTTTATCTGGCTTGAATGTTCTTATTGAGACCTACTTTGCTGATGTTCCTGCTGCGGCATTCAAGACCCTCACTAGCTTGAAGGGTGTCACCGCTTATGGTTTTGATTTGGTCCGTGGTACCAAGACCCTGGATTTGATTAAGAGCAAATTCCCCAAGGGAAAGTACCTCTTTGCCGGTGTGGTTGATGGAAGGAACATCTGGGCTAATGATCTTTGTGCCTCTCTAAGCACATTGGAGACCCTTGAAGGCATTGTTGGAAAAG ATAAACTTGTtgtctccacctccacctctcTTCTTCACACTGCTGTTGACCTTGTCAATGAGACCAAGCTCGACCAGGAAATTAAGTCATGGTTGGCTTTTGCTGCCCAGAAAATTATTGAAGTTAATGCTTTGGCCAAGGCCTTGGCTGGTCACAAGGATGAG GCATTTTTCTCTGCTAATGCCGCTGCCCAGGCTTCAAGGAAGTCCTCCCCAAGGGTGACCAATGAGGCTGTTCAGAAGGCT gCTGCTGCTTTGAAGGATTCTGACCACCGTCGTGCTACCAATGTTAGTGCTAGACTCGATGCTCAACAGAAGAAGCTTAACCTTCCAATTCTCCCAACCACCACCATTGGATCGTTCCCTCAGACCATTGAACTCAGGAGGGTTCGCCGTGAGTACAAGGCCAAGAA GATTTCTGAGGAGGAATATGTCAAGGCCATCAAGGAAGAAATTAATAAGGTTGTTAAACTTCAGGAAGAGCTAGACATTGATGTCCTTGTTCATGGAGAGCCTGAG AGGAACGATATGGTTGAGTACTTCGGAGAGCAATTGTCTGGCTTTGCCTTTACCGCCAATGGGTGGGTGCAATCATATGGATCTCGATGTGTGAAGCCACCAATCATCTACGGTGATGTGAGCCGCCCCAAGCCTATGACTGTATTCTGGTCATGTGCTGCTCAGAGCATGACTGCCCGCCCAATGAAGGGTATGCTTACCGGCCCCGTCACCATCCTGAACTGGTCGTTCGTCAGAAATGACCAACCCAGATTCGAGACCACCTTTCAGATTGCTTTGGCCATCAAGGATGAAGTGGAGGATCTTGAGAAGGCTGGTATCAGTGTTATTCAGATCGATGAGGCTGCTTTGAGAGAGGGATTGCCTCTAAGGAAGTCTGAACATGCTTTCTACTTGGATTGGGCTGTGCACTCCTTCAGGATCACCAACAGTGGTGTCCAGGACACTACCCAG ATTCACACTCACATGTGCTACTCCAACTTCAACGACATCATCCACTCAATCATCGACATGGACGCTGATGTGATCACCATTGAGAACTCTCGTTCCGATGAGAAGCTCCTGTCAGTCTTCCGTGAGGGAGTCAAGTACGGTGCTGGAATCGGCCCTGGTGTGTATGACATCCACTCTCCAAGAATACCATCAACCGACGAGATTGCTGACCGGATCAACAAGATGCTTGCAGTGCTGGAGACCAACATCTTGTGGGTGAACCCCGACTGTGGGCTCAAGACCCGCAAGTACCCAGAAGTGAAGCCGGCGCTCAGCAACATGGTTGCTGCCGCCAAGCTCCTCCGCACCCAGCTCGCCAGTGCCAAGTGA
- the LOC114820233 gene encoding blue copper protein 1a-like — MASNKFVTLVTLVMILLPTIAMATDFIVGGDSGWTTGVDYSNWAKDKTFHVGDALVFKYSNPPHNVFKVNGTGFKECVKPTANDQAPLTSGNDRIELKTPGNKWYICTAANHCADLEQKLVITVMDAAPAPAPSSAVRGIIFSGYQVFAAAVVGVFLAVAV, encoded by the exons ATGGCTTCCAACAAATTTGTCACCCTAGTAACCCTTGTTATGATCCTTCTTCCTACAATCGCCATGGCAACCGACTTCATCGTCGGAGGTGATAGCGGCTGGACAACTGGTGTTGATTATTCAAATTGGGCCAAGGACAAAACGTTTCATGTTGGTGATGCACTAG TGTTCAAGTACTCGAACCCACCCCACAATGTGTTCAAGGTGAACGGAACTGGCTTCAAGGAATGTGTTAAACCAACAGCAAATGATCAAGCACCACTCACTTCTGGAAACGACAGAATAGAGCTGAAGACTCCTGGAAACAAATGGTACATTTGTACAGCTGCCAATCACTGTGCTGATTTGGAACAGAAGCTTGTTATTACTGTTATGGACGCCGCGCCTGCGCCCGCTCCATCCTCCGCCGTTCGCGGGATTATCTTTTCCGGATACCAAGTCTTCGCGGCCGCCGTAGTCGGAGTCTTCCTTGCTGTTGCAGTCTGA